In Halococcus agarilyticus, the genomic window CGAGGTGTCCGCCACACTCCGCACAGACCACTTCCGTCCGATCCATCCCGTGGCTGGTGTCGCGGCGGAGTTCGATGTGCTCGTCGATCGCGTCGGTGAAGCTCGGCCACCCGGTCTCCGAATCGAACTTGGTGTCCGAACTGAACAGTTCGGTTCCACAGCCCGCACAGAGATAGGTCCCGTCCTCGCTCTGGTCGAGTAGGTCGCCGCTGAACTTGGGTTCGGTGCCCTGCTCGCGCAGGATCTCGTACTCCTCGTCGGTCAGGACTTCACGCCACTCTTCGTCGGTTTCGGGGATATCGTCCGTCGTGGTCGCTGGTTCGTTCGACATGCCTCAACAGAGGGGTCCGACGCTTTTGTGGCTTCCGACCTTTCGTCTGGTTCTGAGCAATTATTCAATTTCGATTTCGTTGACTTTGGTTAATAATATATAGTATGTAAGATGCATAAGGGACAGACAAACAGGTTCATAGTCATCTTGGTCAAAAGGACTAGGGGTATGTGGGCCGCTACGCGTATGGAAAAAGTGATTGAGTTGATGTCTTATTACCACAAATAGCTTAATATAGCCCTCCGGATTTTTCTCCTTGCCATAAAAATC contains:
- the msrB gene encoding peptide-methionine (R)-S-oxide reductase MsrB; this translates as MSNEPATTTDDIPETDEEWREVLTDEEYEILREQGTEPKFSGDLLDQSEDGTYLCAGCGTELFSSDTKFDSETGWPSFTDAIDEHIELRRDTSHGMDRTEVVCAECGGHLGHVFDDGPEPTGKRYCINSAALGFDDEEA